In one Vulgatibacter incomptus genomic region, the following are encoded:
- the coaBC gene encoding bifunctional phosphopantothenoylcysteine decarboxylase/phosphopantothenate--cysteine ligase CoaBC: MRAAFRRFEVPMSREDRGPLAGRRIVWGFGGGIAAYKACHALRLAVHDGAKVHAAMTAAATRFVGPLTVQALTGAPVLTEVLEPSQEAQYGHLDLARGSDLLVLAPATADLIARVRAGMGNDAVSTTALAVRCPVLVAPAMNVAMWENSLVQENVEALRRTGRFHFVGPASGLLADGDVGPGRLAEPEEILEAIRRLLSPKDLQGLKIVVTAGPTREHLDPVRFLSNPSTGRMGYAVAEAARRRGAEVVLLTGPTELPPPEGVKLVRIVSAEELLHAALEHANDADVFVAAAAVADQRPAVRLDQKAKKQAGEESVVLERTPDVLKTFSERVEGRKQRPILVGFAAETEKVEEHARGKLAAKRLDLVVANDVGEAESGFGTTTNRVVLVAPDKVERLPLMPKTAVADAILDRVAALRAARGA; encoded by the coding sequence ATGCGCGCCGCCTTCAGGCGCTTCGAGGTCCCGATGTCGCGCGAAGACCGCGGCCCGCTCGCCGGCCGCCGCATCGTCTGGGGATTCGGCGGTGGAATCGCCGCATACAAGGCGTGTCATGCCCTTCGCCTCGCCGTCCACGACGGGGCGAAGGTCCACGCGGCGATGACGGCGGCGGCCACGCGCTTCGTAGGCCCGCTCACCGTCCAGGCCCTCACGGGAGCGCCGGTCCTCACCGAGGTCCTCGAGCCCTCGCAGGAGGCGCAGTACGGGCACCTCGACCTGGCCCGCGGCTCCGACCTGCTGGTGCTCGCCCCCGCCACCGCGGACCTCATCGCGAGGGTGCGGGCCGGCATGGGCAACGACGCCGTCAGCACCACCGCCCTGGCCGTGCGCTGCCCGGTGCTGGTGGCGCCGGCGATGAACGTGGCGATGTGGGAGAACTCCCTCGTCCAGGAGAACGTCGAGGCGCTCCGGCGCACCGGCCGCTTCCACTTCGTGGGACCGGCCTCGGGGCTCCTGGCCGACGGTGACGTCGGTCCGGGGCGCCTGGCGGAGCCGGAGGAGATCCTCGAGGCCATCCGGCGGCTCCTCTCGCCCAAGGACCTGCAGGGTTTGAAGATCGTGGTCACCGCTGGGCCCACCCGCGAGCACCTCGATCCCGTGCGCTTCCTCAGCAATCCCTCCACCGGTCGGATGGGCTACGCGGTCGCCGAGGCGGCTCGGCGCCGGGGCGCCGAGGTCGTGCTCCTCACGGGTCCCACGGAGCTTCCGCCGCCGGAGGGCGTGAAGCTGGTGCGGATCGTCTCCGCCGAAGAGCTCCTCCACGCGGCCCTCGAGCACGCGAACGACGCCGACGTCTTCGTCGCCGCGGCGGCGGTCGCCGATCAGCGGCCGGCGGTGCGCCTCGACCAGAAGGCGAAGAAGCAGGCCGGCGAGGAGTCCGTGGTCCTCGAGAGGACCCCGGACGTGCTCAAGACCTTCTCCGAGCGGGTCGAGGGCAGGAAGCAGCGGCCGATCCTGGTGGGCTTCGCCGCCGAGACCGAGAAGGTGGAGGAGCACGCCAGGGGCAAGCTCGCCGCCAAGCGCCTCGATCTCGTGGTCGCCAACGACGTCGGGGAGGCGGAGAGCGGCTTCGGCACCACGACCAACCGCGTGGTGCTGGTGGCGCCGGACAAGGTGGAGCGCCTGCCCCTGATGCCCAAGACCGCCGTCGCCGACGCGATCCTCGACCGGGTCGCGGCGCTTCGGGCCGCGCGCGGGGCGTAG
- a CDS encoding YkgJ family cysteine cluster protein — MDAPPAERGFRFECTRCGDCCRRPGFVYLAADEPARLAKHLGLPLAGLKRRFLTRLVDGTWAIEVEESGSGCPFLVDNLCSVEPVKPGQCRAYPFWRELVKDPAAWEREARACEGIGKGEPLPPDEVRRRLRLDPGSH; from the coding sequence GTGGATGCTCCTCCGGCCGAGCGCGGATTCCGATTCGAATGTACCCGCTGCGGCGACTGCTGCCGCCGGCCCGGCTTCGTCTACCTCGCCGCCGACGAGCCCGCCCGGCTGGCGAAGCATCTCGGGCTACCCCTCGCCGGGCTGAAGCGCCGCTTCCTCACGCGCCTCGTCGACGGGACCTGGGCGATCGAGGTCGAGGAGAGCGGCTCCGGATGCCCCTTCCTCGTGGACAACCTGTGCTCCGTGGAGCCGGTGAAGCCCGGGCAGTGCCGCGCCTATCCCTTCTGGCGGGAGCTCGTGAAGGATCCCGCCGCGTGGGAGCGGGAGGCCCGCGCCTGCGAGGGCATCGGGAAGGGCGAGCCGCTGCCGCCGGACGAGGTCCGGAGGAGGCTCCGCCTCGACCCCGGCTCACATTGA
- a CDS encoding CPBP family intramembrane glutamic endopeptidase, giving the protein MNPSSPSDEAILASRPAYVFLVAVLAIHLTIGSFVQVANPAFGIAFDELFVFAGLTIALVRSMNYRPAPFLAMRAPQPWAWPKVVLAAGAGFFAAGALNALNRLVVGPEISSRFDVTRLFEVRSVFEGVLLVAGVAVFAPFGEELLFRGYLMRVLRARYGWKGALFVTSALFAVVHFNPASVLALFGLGLVFGLIRLWTGSIWPSMLAHSIQNGVASALVLSGVSGQSPDELPGLEAIGLLAISAPFVVLALGLLRRKATPDPETSAVDEEAGHHIHLSRVARPLAIGVAAAVVAIVLLFVVDGKAVGARIGRKTAPQPAPSTNEPDHRGTGASVAPSSPKT; this is encoded by the coding sequence TTGAACCCGTCCTCCCCTTCCGACGAAGCGATCCTCGCGTCCCGCCCCGCCTACGTCTTCCTGGTGGCGGTCCTCGCCATCCACCTGACGATCGGCTCCTTCGTCCAGGTCGCCAACCCCGCGTTCGGCATCGCCTTCGACGAGCTCTTCGTCTTCGCAGGGCTGACGATCGCGCTCGTGCGGTCGATGAACTACCGGCCGGCGCCCTTCCTCGCGATGCGCGCTCCCCAGCCGTGGGCTTGGCCGAAGGTGGTGCTGGCCGCCGGCGCCGGCTTCTTCGCGGCGGGCGCGCTGAACGCCCTCAACCGCCTCGTGGTCGGCCCCGAGATCTCCTCGCGCTTCGACGTGACGCGCCTCTTCGAGGTCCGCTCGGTCTTCGAGGGGGTCCTGCTGGTGGCGGGCGTCGCGGTCTTCGCGCCCTTCGGCGAGGAGCTCCTCTTCCGCGGCTACCTCATGCGGGTGCTCCGGGCCCGCTACGGCTGGAAGGGGGCGCTCTTCGTCACCAGCGCCCTCTTCGCCGTGGTCCACTTCAACCCGGCGTCGGTCCTCGCCCTCTTCGGCCTCGGCCTGGTCTTCGGGCTGATCCGGCTCTGGACCGGCTCGATCTGGCCCTCGATGCTCGCCCACTCGATCCAGAACGGGGTCGCATCGGCGCTGGTGCTCAGCGGCGTCTCGGGCCAGTCGCCAGACGAGCTCCCGGGCCTGGAAGCGATCGGCCTCCTGGCGATCTCGGCGCCCTTCGTCGTCCTCGCCCTTGGGCTCCTGCGACGGAAGGCGACGCCCGATCCCGAGACCTCAGCGGTGGACGAGGAGGCGGGACACCACATCCACCTCTCGCGAGTCGCACGCCCCCTCGCGATAGGCGTCGCGGCGGCGGTGGTGGCGATCGTCCTGCTCTTCGTCGTCGACGGAAAAGCGGTCGGGGCCCGGATCGGCAGGAAGACGGCGCCGCAGCCCGCGCCAAGCACCAACGAGCCGGACCATCGAGGGACCGGCGCCTCGGTGGCTCCATCGTCGCCGAAGACCTAA
- a CDS encoding HAD-IIB family hydrolase has translation MRTLDHCPREMLAGLRGLLTDFDGTLTTKGRLEAETYAALSELKEAGLFLAVVTGRPAGWGELIARTFPVDACIAESGGVTFVKGRKGAVHRMYYTDDEARRRRDRRKLEKLVAEVCAEVPGAKLSVDSGYTEVALSIDWNEDVKLSQEDAIRIAEACRARGARAVRSSLHVNVWLGDFDKATAADRLLVEVAKAKLPRDRSRFAFIGDAPNDEPLFDAFSASFGVADVKKVRGELEALPSWVTHSKGGEGFQELAAAILVAKELIA, from the coding sequence ATGCGCACACTCGACCACTGCCCCCGCGAGATGCTCGCCGGCCTCCGGGGCCTCCTCACCGACTTCGACGGCACCCTGACCACGAAGGGACGCCTCGAAGCGGAGACCTACGCGGCTCTCTCCGAGCTGAAGGAGGCGGGGCTCTTCCTCGCCGTGGTCACCGGGAGGCCCGCGGGGTGGGGTGAGCTCATCGCGCGGACGTTTCCGGTCGACGCCTGCATCGCGGAGAGCGGCGGCGTGACCTTCGTCAAGGGCCGCAAGGGCGCCGTCCACCGGATGTATTACACGGACGACGAGGCCCGCCGGCGCCGCGATCGGCGCAAGCTCGAGAAGCTCGTGGCCGAGGTCTGCGCCGAGGTGCCCGGCGCCAAGCTCTCGGTGGACTCGGGCTACACCGAGGTGGCTCTCTCCATCGACTGGAACGAGGACGTGAAGCTGTCGCAGGAGGACGCGATCCGCATCGCGGAGGCCTGCCGGGCGAGGGGCGCGCGAGCCGTGCGCTCCAGCCTCCACGTGAACGTCTGGCTGGGCGACTTCGACAAGGCGACCGCCGCCGACCGCCTCCTCGTGGAGGTGGCGAAGGCGAAGCTCCCCCGCGATCGCTCGCGCTTCGCCTTCATCGGCGACGCGCCGAACGACGAGCCCCTCTTCGACGCGTTCTCCGCGAGCTTCGGCGTCGCCGACGTGAAGAAGGTCCGCGGCGAGCTCGAGGCGCTCCCGTCGTGGGTGACGCACTCCAAGGGCGGCGAGGGCTTCCAGGAGCTGGCGGCAGCGATCCTGGTCGCCAAGGAGCTCATCGCCTGA
- a CDS encoding radical SAM protein: MASPRLLFADPEGRLYDHPTLLAAARHGEAVGEPDETPVPLPEFGRVTSLPGRLPIGIDPETGEPIIVDEITVDGRTFVPTAVGAFVQPGWTRTLLPADEPLAGAPVLPQWAYTAAGWGEDGPVVWALHTDRRTHWDPRQFSTPELEGLVHARLLADSSNRILRQLKICALEYRCFTSQNLFYCRDEGAIPASIMCNARCVGCISDQPEDGPPASHERMDDAPLAEEMARVGIHHLVNAPGRTMVSFGQGCEGEPLTRWKVIEKAIRKMREATSRGSININTNGSLTEGLDALFAAGLDAVRVSLNSANPSLYSAYYRPIGYDFSDVDASIGVARKRGGYVALNLLLFPGVTDREGEVEALCDLVARHRVDQVQTRSLCIDPQQYLAVAAGAETSGDPIGVPQLLERLQKARPGLVIGNFARGLDER; the protein is encoded by the coding sequence ATGGCCTCGCCCCGCCTCCTCTTCGCCGATCCGGAAGGACGCCTCTACGACCACCCGACGCTCCTCGCCGCGGCCCGGCACGGAGAGGCGGTGGGAGAGCCCGACGAGACGCCGGTCCCGCTCCCGGAGTTCGGCCGGGTCACCTCGCTGCCGGGGCGCCTGCCCATCGGCATCGATCCCGAGACCGGGGAGCCGATCATCGTCGACGAGATCACGGTGGATGGGCGCACCTTCGTGCCCACCGCCGTAGGCGCCTTCGTTCAGCCGGGCTGGACGCGGACCCTCCTGCCTGCGGACGAGCCCCTGGCCGGCGCGCCGGTGTTGCCGCAGTGGGCCTATACCGCGGCGGGCTGGGGCGAGGACGGCCCGGTGGTCTGGGCGCTCCACACCGATCGCCGCACCCATTGGGATCCGCGGCAGTTCTCCACGCCGGAGCTCGAGGGGCTCGTGCACGCGCGCCTCCTCGCCGATTCGAGCAATCGCATCCTGCGGCAGCTGAAGATCTGCGCGCTGGAGTACCGCTGCTTCACCTCGCAGAACCTCTTCTACTGCCGCGACGAGGGCGCGATCCCGGCCTCGATCATGTGCAACGCTCGCTGCGTCGGCTGCATCTCGGACCAGCCCGAGGACGGCCCTCCCGCCTCCCACGAGCGGATGGACGACGCGCCCCTGGCCGAGGAGATGGCGCGGGTGGGGATCCACCATCTGGTCAACGCGCCCGGTCGCACGATGGTCTCCTTCGGCCAGGGCTGCGAGGGCGAGCCGCTGACCCGCTGGAAGGTGATCGAGAAGGCGATCCGGAAGATGCGCGAAGCGACCTCCCGCGGCTCGATCAACATCAACACGAACGGCTCGCTCACCGAGGGCCTCGACGCTCTCTTCGCCGCCGGCCTCGACGCCGTGCGCGTGTCGCTGAACTCGGCGAACCCCTCGCTCTACTCGGCGTACTACCGGCCCATCGGCTACGACTTCTCCGACGTCGACGCGTCGATCGGCGTCGCCCGGAAGCGGGGCGGCTACGTGGCCTTGAACCTCCTGCTCTTCCCCGGGGTGACCGATCGGGAGGGCGAGGTGGAGGCCCTCTGCGACCTGGTGGCGCGCCATCGGGTCGATCAGGTGCAGACCCGTTCGCTCTGCATCGACCCCCAGCAGTACCTGGCGGTGGCGGCGGGCGCCGAGACCTCCGGGGATCCCATCGGCGTGCCGCAGCTCCTCGAGCGTCTGCAGAAGGCGAGGCCCGGACTCGTGATTGGCAATTTCGCCCGCGGTCTGGACGAGCGCTGA
- the ald gene encoding alanine dehydrogenase, which yields MIVGVPKEIKVREYRVGMVPGFVRALTSRGHQVLVQKGAGLGSFISDDDYVAAGATMIETADEVWKRAEMIVKVKEPLAEEYERIQTGQTIYTFFHLAAVPALAKVLVEKKVTSIAYETIQLPNGSLPLLKPMSEVAGRLAVQVGAMSLFREKGGKGILLGGVPGVRRGRVTVIGGGAVGTNAAKMALGLGAEVTILDTNLERLGYLDDIFGGRVTTLFSNQHNIHRSVVESDLVVGAVLIPGAAAPKLVTEAMLKEMGEGSVVVDVAVDQGGCIETCVPTTHENPTFIKHGVVHYCVANMPGAVAQTSTYALNNATEPYGIKLAQLGAIEAIQSDKPLALGVNTYNGAVTYEAVATSLGMPYTPLAEALAGKVRA from the coding sequence GTGATCGTAGGCGTTCCCAAGGAAATCAAGGTTCGTGAGTATCGCGTGGGCATGGTGCCCGGCTTCGTGAGGGCCCTCACCTCGCGGGGACACCAGGTCCTCGTGCAGAAGGGCGCGGGCCTCGGCTCGTTCATCTCCGACGACGACTACGTCGCCGCCGGCGCGACGATGATCGAAACGGCCGACGAGGTCTGGAAGCGTGCGGAGATGATCGTCAAGGTCAAGGAGCCGCTCGCCGAGGAGTACGAGCGGATCCAGACCGGCCAGACCATCTACACCTTCTTCCACCTCGCCGCGGTCCCCGCCCTCGCCAAGGTCCTCGTCGAGAAGAAGGTCACGTCGATCGCCTACGAGACCATCCAGCTCCCCAACGGCTCGCTTCCCCTCCTGAAGCCGATGTCCGAGGTCGCGGGCCGCCTCGCGGTCCAGGTGGGCGCGATGAGCCTCTTCCGCGAGAAGGGCGGCAAGGGGATCCTCCTCGGCGGCGTGCCCGGCGTTCGCCGCGGCCGCGTCACCGTGATCGGCGGCGGCGCCGTCGGCACCAACGCCGCCAAGATGGCCCTCGGGCTCGGCGCCGAGGTCACCATCCTCGACACCAACCTCGAGCGCCTCGGCTACCTCGACGACATCTTCGGCGGGCGGGTCACCACGCTCTTCTCGAACCAGCACAACATCCACCGCTCGGTCGTGGAGTCCGACCTCGTGGTGGGCGCGGTTCTCATCCCCGGCGCCGCCGCTCCCAAGCTCGTCACCGAGGCGATGCTGAAGGAGATGGGCGAGGGTTCGGTGGTGGTCGACGTGGCGGTGGACCAGGGCGGCTGCATCGAGACCTGCGTCCCGACGACCCACGAGAACCCGACCTTCATCAAGCACGGCGTGGTCCACTACTGCGTGGCCAACATGCCGGGCGCCGTGGCCCAGACGTCCACCTACGCGCTCAACAACGCAACCGAGCCCTACGGCATCAAGCTGGCCCAGCTCGGCGCGATCGAGGCGATCCAGTCGGACAAGCCGCTGGCCCTCGGCGTGAACACCTACAACGGCGCCGTGACCTACGAGGCCGTGGCGACCTCCCTCGGCATGCCCTACACCCCGCTGGCCGAGGCCCTCGCCGGCAAGGTCAGGGCGTAG
- a CDS encoding sigma-70 family RNA polymerase sigma factor, whose amino-acid sequence MFDFRHTNATRREFESLTLEHLDPLYSAALRLTKNERDAEDLVQDTFLRAYRFFDKFERGTNIKAWLFKILTNTFINRYRRKVKERTVVEGAEKETVHERFISRRATEYAANPEQYFFDRLLSDDVLRSIDELPIDFRLVVILADLQDFSYNEIAEIVGCPVGTVMSRLYRGRKLLQKKLKDFARGSGMVSDEAIDAALAPKEPKGPTDLGEFRRKRAAT is encoded by the coding sequence GTGTTCGACTTTCGCCACACCAATGCCACCCGCAGGGAGTTCGAGTCGCTGACCCTCGAACACCTCGATCCCCTTTATTCGGCTGCGCTGCGGCTGACCAAGAACGAGCGGGACGCGGAAGACCTGGTTCAGGACACGTTCCTGCGCGCCTACCGCTTCTTCGACAAGTTCGAGCGCGGCACCAACATCAAGGCCTGGCTCTTCAAGATCCTCACCAACACCTTCATCAACCGCTACCGCCGGAAGGTGAAGGAGCGCACGGTCGTCGAGGGCGCGGAGAAGGAGACGGTCCACGAGCGGTTCATCAGCCGCCGGGCCACCGAGTACGCCGCCAACCCCGAGCAGTATTTCTTCGACCGCCTCCTCTCGGACGACGTGCTCCGCTCGATCGACGAGCTCCCGATCGACTTCCGGCTCGTGGTGATCCTCGCCGACCTCCAGGACTTCTCGTACAACGAGATCGCCGAGATCGTCGGGTGCCCGGTGGGCACCGTGATGAGCCGGCTCTACCGCGGGCGGAAGCTTCTCCAGAAGAAGCTCAAGGACTTCGCGCGCGGGTCGGGCATGGTCTCCGACGAGGCCATCGACGCGGCGCTCGCTCCGAAGGAGCCGAAGGGCCCCACTGACCTCGGCGAGTTCCGCCGCAAGCGCGCGGCGACCTGA
- a CDS encoding zf-HC2 domain-containing protein, with protein MECRDLERLLPAYADGEFASSESAEAELHLSGCPDCRDQVARQLAFRAFLQARASETRAEAPGTLRARIRKDIAKERAVENLRRFAAYSAVAAGLVVVASTGYVVAGKGVSETAPMDVVLDAIDKHSRALPVEVTPASTGDVSSWFRGKVDFNVSAPTFSSPTAPRLVGARLANVKDRQAAYLVYGGDEPSKRMTLLVFPGGDVHLPDGHRKHVGGHDVVIANERGYNVALWEKKGIVYSLVSDLDENDVFQLVSQVEDR; from the coding sequence ATGGAATGCCGTGACCTCGAGCGCCTGCTCCCCGCCTACGCGGACGGGGAGTTCGCGTCGAGCGAGAGTGCCGAGGCCGAGCTCCATCTCTCGGGCTGCCCGGATTGTCGCGATCAGGTGGCGAGGCAGCTCGCCTTCCGGGCCTTCCTCCAGGCCCGCGCATCGGAGACCCGCGCCGAGGCGCCCGGAACCCTGCGCGCACGGATCCGCAAGGACATCGCCAAGGAGCGGGCCGTCGAGAACCTGCGGCGCTTCGCAGCCTACTCGGCGGTGGCCGCCGGCCTGGTCGTGGTCGCGAGCACGGGCTACGTCGTCGCCGGCAAAGGCGTCAGCGAAACGGCCCCCATGGACGTGGTCCTCGACGCCATCGACAAGCACTCCCGGGCGCTCCCGGTCGAGGTCACCCCTGCGTCGACCGGCGACGTGAGCTCCTGGTTCCGCGGCAAGGTCGACTTCAACGTCAGCGCCCCCACCTTCAGCTCCCCCACCGCCCCCAGGCTCGTGGGAGCGCGCCTCGCCAACGTCAAGGATCGGCAGGCGGCGTATCTCGTGTACGGCGGCGACGAGCCTAGCAAGCGGATGACACTCCTGGTGTTCCCGGGCGGCGACGTGCACCTCCCGGACGGTCACCGCAAGCACGTCGGCGGCCACGACGTGGTCATCGCGAACGAACGCGGCTACAACGTGGCCCTCTGGGAGAAAAAGGGCATCGTCTATTCGCTGGTCTCGGACCTCGACGAGAACGACGTCTTCCAGCTCGTGTCGCAGGTCGAAGACCGATAG
- a CDS encoding response regulator transcription factor, which translates to MRALIIDSDVPFASRLREALEARGASVEVTADGFEGLELARAKPTAAVILSVELGDRPSAGFALCNRIKKDELLEGARLVLTSSLATEQTFEQHRKLKTRADEYLLKPFDPEELVARLEDLLPAAEDLDDGPVASLERARPKAVEEDVDTDALLDDVFGGIDEEPADDDLPPATEPSSVGGDDPGSDLFSLDDDAAESAPDLVALNDDHIRSAPDLFAVDCDDVGASQDAFGIGGGDARPGTFAFDDEADRLAGVERTVIEASLPWHDVEEPVAVRPTVTAETTLDLDRSADIEDENARLGAELSQARGVAAALEEQASRAEAALAEADAELARVGTELSRARGEAAALEGRALRAEAALEAAREKEARLRDALAAAMRLLG; encoded by the coding sequence ATGCGAGCTCTGATCATCGACAGTGACGTTCCGTTCGCTTCCCGGCTGCGCGAGGCGCTCGAAGCCCGCGGCGCGTCGGTCGAGGTGACCGCGGACGGCTTCGAGGGGCTCGAGCTGGCTCGCGCGAAGCCGACCGCCGCGGTGATCCTCTCGGTCGAGCTCGGCGATCGCCCCAGCGCCGGCTTCGCCCTCTGCAACCGGATCAAGAAGGACGAGCTCCTCGAGGGCGCCCGCCTGGTGCTGACCTCGTCCCTGGCCACCGAGCAGACCTTCGAGCAGCACAGGAAGCTCAAGACCCGCGCCGACGAATACCTCCTCAAGCCCTTCGATCCGGAGGAGCTCGTCGCGCGGCTCGAGGATCTGCTCCCTGCGGCGGAGGATCTCGACGATGGGCCCGTCGCGTCCCTGGAGAGGGCACGGCCGAAGGCGGTCGAGGAGGACGTGGACACCGATGCCCTCCTCGACGACGTCTTCGGTGGCATCGACGAAGAGCCCGCCGACGACGACCTCCCGCCTGCGACGGAGCCCTCGTCCGTCGGCGGCGACGACCCCGGGTCGGATCTCTTCTCGCTGGATGACGACGCCGCCGAGTCCGCGCCCGACCTCGTCGCGCTGAATGACGACCACATCCGCTCCGCGCCGGATCTCTTCGCGGTGGATTGCGACGACGTCGGGGCCTCGCAGGATGCCTTTGGCATCGGCGGCGGCGACGCCCGCCCCGGTACCTTCGCCTTCGACGACGAGGCCGATCGGCTCGCCGGCGTGGAGCGCACCGTAATCGAGGCGTCCCTGCCCTGGCACGACGTCGAGGAACCGGTCGCGGTTCGGCCCACCGTGACTGCCGAGACGACGCTCGACCTCGATCGGTCCGCCGACATCGAGGACGAGAATGCCCGCCTCGGGGCCGAGCTCTCACAGGCCCGCGGCGTGGCCGCGGCGCTCGAGGAGCAGGCCTCCCGGGCAGAGGCCGCACTCGCCGAGGCGGACGCGGAGCTCGCGCGCGTCGGCACCGAGCTCTCGCGCGCACGTGGGGAGGCCGCCGCCCTCGAGGGGCGGGCGTTGCGCGCGGAGGCCGCGCTCGAGGCTGCACGAGAGAAGGAAGCCCGGCTTCGCGACGCGCTGGCCGCGGCGATGCGCCTGCTCGGCTGA
- a CDS encoding tetratricopeptide repeat protein, whose translation MIRAVPRPTASPPPRELSAKLEQTLAAGDAAFDAGDRVSAHAAYREAQHLDGNDPGVLSRLGLTLTLVGRDELKGVAFCEEAIRRGGEDPDALWRLAMVYLATFQKERAIRTIRRGLQVAPRHGRLVAVIDSLGIRRTPVIPFLSRSNPLNKWLGKLRHRLRPMKAGTEE comes from the coding sequence ATGATTCGCGCCGTGCCGCGCCCGACCGCATCACCCCCTCCCCGCGAGCTCTCGGCGAAGCTCGAGCAGACCCTCGCCGCCGGCGACGCCGCTTTCGACGCAGGCGATCGGGTCTCCGCTCACGCCGCCTACCGGGAGGCGCAGCACCTGGACGGCAACGATCCGGGGGTGCTCTCCCGTCTGGGCCTCACGCTCACCCTCGTGGGCCGAGACGAGCTCAAGGGCGTGGCGTTCTGCGAGGAGGCGATTCGGCGCGGCGGCGAGGATCCCGACGCCCTCTGGCGCCTGGCGATGGTCTACCTCGCCACCTTCCAGAAGGAGCGGGCGATCCGGACGATCCGGCGGGGCCTGCAGGTGGCGCCGCGCCACGGGCGGCTCGTCGCGGTGATCGACTCCCTCGGGATCCGGCGCACGCCCGTGATTCCCTTCCTCTCCCGCTCCAATCCCCTCAACAAGTGGCTCGGCAAGCTGCGGCACCGCCTGCGCCCGATGAAAGCCGGGACGGAAGAATGA